The following proteins are encoded in a genomic region of Fusarium oxysporum f. sp. lycopersici 4287 chromosome 1, whole genome shotgun sequence:
- a CDS encoding inosine-5'-monophosphate dehydrogenase IMD4, whose amino-acid sequence MSASVLDYTTALEVLKEYKQKDGLDIHELMDTTKHGGLTYNDFLLLPGYIGFAASEVTLDAPITKRITLKTPFVSSPMDTVTEHEMAIHMALQGGLGVIHHNCSPEAQADMVRKVKRYENGFILDPIVIDRNTTVGEAKALKEKWGFGGFPVTADGKLGSKLLGIVTNRDLQFEEDLDQPVSNVMVTDLVTAPEHVTLLEANKSLSKSKKGKLPIVDKDFNLVSMISRSDLTKNQHFPNASKLPDSKQLLCAAAIGTRPEDKLRLKKLVDAGLDIVILDSSQGNSMYQIEMIKWVKSEFPGVDVIGGNVVTREQAASLIAAGVDGLRIGMGSGSACITQEVMAVGRPQAAAVYSVSRFAARFGVPCIADGGIQNVGHIVKGLALGASTIMMGGLLAGTTESPGTSFVSREGKLVKAYRGMGSIDAMQDKKAGNGGKDSQKSNAGTARYFSEGDSVLVAQGVSGAVAHRGSINKFVPYLAAGLKHSLQDSGMTSLKTMHESAEAGELRFELRTASAQLEGNVNMESYEKKLYA is encoded by the exons ATGTCTGCCTCAGTCCTTGACTACACCACAGCCCTCGAGGTGCTGAAGGAGTACAAGCAGAAGGATGGCCTCGACATCCACGAGCTTATGGACACAACCAAGCACGGTGGTCTTACCTACAATGACTTCCTGCTTCTACCCGGCTACATTGGCTTCGCTGCCTCTGAGGTCACTCTCGATGCGCCCATCACCAAGCGCATCACCCTCAAGACTCCCTTCGTCTCGTCTCCCATGGACACTGTCACAGAGCACGAGATGGCTATCCACATGGCTCTCCAGggtggtcttggtgttaTTCACCACAACTGCTCTCCTGAGGCTCAGGCCGATATGGTCCGCAAGGTCAAGCGATACGAGAACGGTTTCATCCTCGACCCTATCGTCATTGATCGCAACACCACTGTTGGTGAGGCCAAAGCTCTGAAGGAGAAGTGGGGTTTCGGTGGTTTCCCAGTCACTG CCGACGGCAAGCTTGGTTCCAAGCTGCTTGGTATTGTTACCAACCGAGACCTCCAGTTCGAGGAGGACCTTGACCAGCCCGTCTCCAATGTCATGGTTACTGACCTTGTCACTGCTCCCGAGCACGTCACTCTCCTCGAAGCCAACAAGAGTCtttccaagtccaagaagggcaagctGCCCATTGTCGACAAGGACTTCAACCTGGTCTCTATGATCTCTCGCTCCGATTTGACCAAGAACCAGCACTTCCCCAATGCCTCCAAGCTTCCCGACAGCAAGCAGCTCCTCTGCGCTGCTGCCATTGGCACTCGCCCCGAGGACAAGCTTcgcctcaagaagctggttGACGCTGGCCTTGACATCGTTATCCTTGACAGCTCTCAGGGTAACAGCATGTATCAGATTGAGATGATCAAGTGGGTGAAGAGTGAGTTCCCTGGTGTCGACGTCATTGGCGGAAACGTCGTGACTCGAGAGCAGGCTGCTTCTCTGATCGCTGCTGGTGTCGACGGTCTCCGAATCGGTATGGGCAGTGGTTCTGCCTGTATCACTCAGGAGGTTATGGCTGTCGGCCGTCCTCAGGCTGCCGCTGTCTACAGCGTCAGCCGGTTCGCTGCCCGCTTCGGTGTTCCTTGTATCGCCGATGGTGGTATCCAGAACGTTGGCCACATCGTCAAGGGCCTTGCTCTGGGTGCTTCTACCATCATGATGGGTGGTCTCTTGGCTGGTACCACTGAGTCTCCCGGCACCTCTTTCGTCTCCCGCGAGGGTAAGCTCGTCAAGGCTTACCGAGGCATGGGAAGTATCGATGCTATGCAGGACAAGAAAGCCGGCAACGGTGGTAAGGACAGCCAGAAGAGCAATGCTGGTACTGCCCGTTACTTTTCTGAGGGTGATAGCGTCCTGGTTGCTCAGGGTGTTTCTGGCGCTGTTGCTCACCGAGG TTCGATCAACAAGTTTGTTCCCTATCTCGCTGCTGGTCTCAAGCACTCTCTCCAGGACAGTGGTATGACCAGCCTTAAGACTATGCACGAGAGTGCCGAGGCTGGTGAGCTGCGCTTCGAGCTTCGAACAGCCAGCGCCCAGTTGGAGGGCAACGTCAACATGGAGTCttatgagaagaagctttaTGCGTAA
- a CDS encoding inosine-5'-monophosphate dehydrogenase IMD4, producing MSASVLDYTTALEVLKEYKQKDGLDIHELMDTTKHGGLTYNDFLLLPGYIGFAASEVTLDAPITKRITLKTPFVSSPMDTVTEHEMAIHMALQGGLGVIHHNCSPEAQADMVRKVKRYENGFILDPIVIDRNTTVGEAKALKEKWGFGGFPVTADGKLGSKLLGIVTNRDLQFEEDLDQPVSNVMVTDLVTAPEHVTLLEANKSLSKSKKGKLPIVDKDFNLVSMISRSDLTKNQHFPNASKLPDSKQLLCAAAIGTRPEDKLRLKKLVDAGLDIVILDSSQGNSMYQIEMIKWVKSEFPGVDVIGGNVVTREQAASLIAAGVDGLRIGMGSGSACITQEVMAVGRPQAAAVYSVSRFAARFGVPCIADGGIQNVGHIVKGLALGASTIMMGGLLAGTTESPGTSFVSREGKLVKAYRGMGSIDAMQDKKAGNGGKDSQKSNAGTARYFSEGDSVLVAQGVSGAVAHRG from the exons ATGTCTGCCTCAGTCCTTGACTACACCACAGCCCTCGAGGTGCTGAAGGAGTACAAGCAGAAGGATGGCCTCGACATCCACGAGCTTATGGACACAACCAAGCACGGTGGTCTTACCTACAATGACTTCCTGCTTCTACCCGGCTACATTGGCTTCGCTGCCTCTGAGGTCACTCTCGATGCGCCCATCACCAAGCGCATCACCCTCAAGACTCCCTTCGTCTCGTCTCCCATGGACACTGTCACAGAGCACGAGATGGCTATCCACATGGCTCTCCAGggtggtcttggtgttaTTCACCACAACTGCTCTCCTGAGGCTCAGGCCGATATGGTCCGCAAGGTCAAGCGATACGAGAACGGTTTCATCCTCGACCCTATCGTCATTGATCGCAACACCACTGTTGGTGAGGCCAAAGCTCTGAAGGAGAAGTGGGGTTTCGGTGGTTTCCCAGTCACTG CCGACGGCAAGCTTGGTTCCAAGCTGCTTGGTATTGTTACCAACCGAGACCTCCAGTTCGAGGAGGACCTTGACCAGCCCGTCTCCAATGTCATGGTTACTGACCTTGTCACTGCTCCCGAGCACGTCACTCTCCTCGAAGCCAACAAGAGTCtttccaagtccaagaagggcaagctGCCCATTGTCGACAAGGACTTCAACCTGGTCTCTATGATCTCTCGCTCCGATTTGACCAAGAACCAGCACTTCCCCAATGCCTCCAAGCTTCCCGACAGCAAGCAGCTCCTCTGCGCTGCTGCCATTGGCACTCGCCCCGAGGACAAGCTTcgcctcaagaagctggttGACGCTGGCCTTGACATCGTTATCCTTGACAGCTCTCAGGGTAACAGCATGTATCAGATTGAGATGATCAAGTGGGTGAAGAGTGAGTTCCCTGGTGTCGACGTCATTGGCGGAAACGTCGTGACTCGAGAGCAGGCTGCTTCTCTGATCGCTGCTGGTGTCGACGGTCTCCGAATCGGTATGGGCAGTGGTTCTGCCTGTATCACTCAGGAGGTTATGGCTGTCGGCCGTCCTCAGGCTGCCGCTGTCTACAGCGTCAGCCGGTTCGCTGCCCGCTTCGGTGTTCCTTGTATCGCCGATGGTGGTATCCAGAACGTTGGCCACATCGTCAAGGGCCTTGCTCTGGGTGCTTCTACCATCATGATGGGTGGTCTCTTGGCTGGTACCACTGAGTCTCCCGGCACCTCTTTCGTCTCCCGCGAGGGTAAGCTCGTCAAGGCTTACCGAGGCATGGGAAGTATCGATGCTATGCAGGACAAGAAAGCCGGCAACGGTGGTAAGGACAGCCAGAAGAGCAATGCTGGTACTGCCCGTTACTTTTCTGAGGGTGATAGCGTCCTGGTTGCTCAGGGTGTTTCTGGCGCTGTTGCTCACCGAGGGTAA